Proteins found in one Vallitalea guaymasensis genomic segment:
- a CDS encoding outer membrane protein assembly factor BamB family protein, whose amino-acid sequence MEEHYEMRKNDKVTVGRFFSFKTLLQDDNRIDMSRSYGAERLSEKFLSAGYSCKLMSGMGMSGRLSTIDFDIPKSYSNNVLVFFSLFANEIPTSNNFVVGIEFDGQPALIEWVDLIECNKWLNQKSASFPIPTGAKKARIFLELPPVYRASNSAYIDNVGIYFDEPYVDKPKQYAIFSDTDGAITAHNIENGEEEWTFETDNGFLTAKPVVVDDVVYFGDGNTTCCLYALYTNSGIVKWKYEMEGSIDATPEVFDSKVYISTSKGFLYAIDKETGKKIERYDILHLQPGKDMKIYSNVLSDNIIYLTSDKGFYAFDIATKVVISSFDLDYPVKGVPAILNYVAYYGDVKGSVYAMDIINNQCRWRKTFNMPIHSSPLISGNYLIVGCDNGSLYVLDLKDGEVQSECSIEGHPVRSYTLASNQLFVTFNNIDADIYAFDIRYDMPSSMLEEDMTNYTNIDIKTIDGTNPFRFTWKYNITNGVERDPMIIGNRVCFAASDGFCYCLDKDDGSVIWKDIVTTPNFTSPVLVPLNKHLCVSRRYDQYCYLMSHNSFAYFLDGWWIGNQEFTLTEQLNYGVRGLMLDIYKEKINGVDQIVMYHGTKWSSYSWLFLDDAMKEIGIWLKNNPTEVVTIQFENRVFDPKLVQKAFDDGGVSDMIFYADRVNTGESGYSWEPVLKKGWPSIGWMVENDKRLVVFAEKKGDGLPYVWDYTVETKYGEDSLKGNYDERDESDSIPLSKNRSLYTVNNFPTIWYLNILKLRTYKSINGFNTLIARCNTCKFNPRFFEDEKLGWEHHLPNFLAVDFVTRGADGGPLRAVEEINKYWEEKIKKQEEYYV is encoded by the coding sequence ATGGAAGAACATTATGAAATGCGTAAGAATGATAAAGTTACTGTTGGACGTTTCTTTAGTTTTAAAACTTTACTGCAAGATGATAATAGGATTGATATGTCAAGGTCTTATGGAGCTGAAAGGTTAAGTGAAAAGTTTCTTTCAGCAGGTTATAGTTGTAAACTTATGTCAGGCATGGGAATGTCGGGAAGATTGAGCACAATTGATTTTGATATCCCTAAGTCATACAGTAATAATGTGTTAGTATTCTTTAGTTTATTTGCCAATGAAATACCCACTAGTAATAATTTTGTAGTAGGTATCGAATTTGATGGACAACCTGCATTAATTGAATGGGTGGATTTGATTGAATGTAATAAATGGCTGAATCAAAAATCAGCTAGTTTCCCTATTCCAACAGGGGCAAAAAAAGCTAGGATTTTTCTAGAATTACCTCCAGTATATAGGGCAAGTAACAGTGCATATATTGATAATGTTGGTATTTATTTTGATGAACCTTATGTAGACAAACCCAAACAATATGCCATATTCTCAGACACTGATGGAGCAATAACTGCTCATAACATAGAAAATGGGGAAGAAGAGTGGACATTTGAAACAGATAATGGATTTTTGACAGCAAAACCAGTAGTAGTTGATGATGTTGTTTATTTTGGTGATGGAAATACTACATGTTGTTTATATGCCCTTTATACTAATTCAGGAATAGTCAAATGGAAATATGAAATGGAAGGCAGTATAGATGCCACTCCTGAAGTATTTGATTCAAAAGTATATATATCCACATCAAAAGGATTTTTATATGCGATAGATAAGGAAACAGGCAAAAAAATTGAACGTTATGATATCTTACATCTACAACCTGGTAAGGATATGAAAATATATTCTAATGTTCTCTCAGACAATATTATCTATCTAACAAGTGACAAAGGTTTTTATGCCTTTGATATTGCAACAAAGGTGGTTATTTCAAGTTTTGACTTGGATTATCCAGTTAAAGGTGTTCCAGCAATACTTAATTATGTTGCATACTATGGAGATGTTAAAGGTTCAGTCTATGCTATGGATATAATAAATAACCAATGTCGCTGGAGAAAAACTTTTAATATGCCTATCCATTCATCACCACTGATATCCGGCAACTATCTTATAGTTGGGTGTGATAACGGCTCACTTTATGTCTTAGACTTAAAAGATGGTGAAGTGCAAAGTGAATGCTCTATAGAAGGGCATCCAGTAAGAAGTTATACCCTTGCCAGTAACCAATTATTTGTAACCTTTAACAATATTGATGCAGACATCTACGCATTTGATATAAGATATGATATGCCTTCATCTATGCTAGAAGAAGATATGACTAATTATACAAATATTGATATCAAAACAATAGATGGAACCAATCCATTTAGATTTACTTGGAAATACAATATCACTAATGGTGTAGAAAGAGATCCTATGATTATAGGTAATCGGGTTTGTTTTGCGGCTAGTGATGGATTTTGCTACTGTCTAGATAAAGATGATGGAAGTGTCATATGGAAGGACATTGTTACAACACCCAATTTTACAAGTCCAGTACTGGTTCCATTAAATAAGCACCTATGTGTATCACGTCGATATGACCAATATTGTTATCTTATGTCTCATAATTCCTTTGCCTACTTTCTAGATGGGTGGTGGATTGGAAATCAAGAGTTTACGTTGACAGAACAACTTAATTATGGAGTGAGAGGGTTGATGCTTGATATATACAAAGAAAAGATAAATGGTGTTGATCAGATTGTAATGTATCATGGTACAAAATGGTCTAGTTACAGCTGGTTATTTCTTGATGATGCAATGAAGGAAATTGGCATATGGTTAAAGAATAATCCTACAGAAGTTGTAACTATTCAATTTGAGAATAGAGTATTTGACCCTAAGTTGGTTCAAAAGGCTTTTGATGATGGGGGAGTATCAGATATGATATTCTATGCAGATAGAGTGAACACAGGAGAATCTGGTTACTCGTGGGAACCAGTACTAAAAAAAGGCTGGCCAAGTATAGGATGGATGGTTGAAAATGATAAACGTCTTGTTGTTTTTGCTGAAAAAAAAGGTGATGGACTTCCATATGTCTGGGATTATACTGTAGAAACTAAATATGGTGAAGACAGTCTTAAGGGTAATTATGATGAAAGAGATGAATCTGATAGTATTCCACTAAGCAAGAATCGTTCTCTATATACAGTAAACAATTTCCCTACAATCTGGTACTTGAATATTCTCAAGCTGCGTACATATAAATCTATTAATGGATTTAACACACTTATAGCAAGATGTAATACATGTAAATTCAATCCTAGATTCTTTGAAGATGAAAAATTAGGATGGGAGCATCATTTACCAAACTTTTTAGCTGTGGATTTTGTAACACGTGGGGCAGATGGAGGACCACTTAGAGCAGTAGAGGAAATAAATAAATATTGGGAAGAAAAAATCAAAAAACAGGAGGAATATTATGTCTAG
- a CDS encoding vWA domain-containing protein has translation MSSVSIASLIDQSYTMKSFNYLEPAKTDAATFITIMKEADQIGVVAFSTRSRILYPLTTIQSDHKTIYDAINEIKKIQPINMTNIKEAISQGHDILNNAGNPNRAMILLSDGIWNEGGDPLIGLPTDIPIYTIALGDRGQCNFLQEVARRTYGQYHFSPDAFELAEIYNQIADDASVATIAINQKQLIDSYRFTTLPLYVPGGSDHVSLAVNWLDESVTYTTGTPGENQVNILLRDPDGQKIVMPPTFMGNGFVTFHLHDPKPGQWTTGCWCGNMRQNIFRATVGAFEPNSTIKLNCKLAETKMNCGDCLDIKTALESSKDEIGNVIIKTTLESPVNSKDYVLEKYEDEILNTEPDEELMKKGINEIDAKLNTLHKKLLPNVNIFARRQSPVHAKYSQDGVEHEPIKLDVPGNHTIRVDVEGTILRSNTKFTRTRRLSVNVK, from the coding sequence ATGTCTAGTGTAAGTATAGCGTCACTTATTGATCAGTCATATACCATGAAGAGTTTTAACTATCTTGAACCTGCCAAGACAGATGCTGCAACATTTATTACAATTATGAAAGAAGCAGATCAAATTGGAGTTGTAGCTTTTTCCACAAGGAGTAGAATATTATACCCATTAACAACTATACAATCAGACCATAAAACAATATATGATGCCATAAATGAAATAAAAAAGATACAACCAATTAATATGACTAACATAAAAGAAGCTATATCTCAAGGGCATGACATACTTAACAATGCAGGCAACCCTAACAGAGCTATGATACTTCTATCAGATGGTATCTGGAATGAAGGAGGAGATCCACTTATAGGATTACCCACAGATATCCCTATCTATACAATTGCTTTAGGAGATAGGGGACAATGTAATTTTTTACAGGAAGTAGCAAGGAGAACTTATGGACAGTACCATTTCAGCCCTGATGCATTTGAACTTGCTGAGATATATAATCAGATAGCAGATGATGCAAGTGTAGCTACAATAGCAATAAATCAAAAACAACTAATAGATTCATACAGATTTACAACACTGCCCTTATATGTTCCAGGAGGTTCTGACCATGTAAGCCTTGCAGTAAACTGGCTTGATGAATCAGTTACCTATACAACAGGTACACCTGGAGAAAATCAAGTCAATATATTATTAAGAGACCCTGATGGACAAAAAATAGTAATGCCTCCAACTTTTATGGGAAATGGCTTTGTCACATTCCATCTTCATGATCCAAAACCAGGTCAATGGACTACAGGGTGCTGGTGTGGAAATATGCGTCAAAATATTTTTAGAGCTACTGTGGGAGCTTTTGAACCTAATAGTACTATCAAGCTTAACTGTAAATTGGCGGAAACAAAAATGAATTGTGGAGACTGCCTAGATATAAAAACTGCATTGGAAAGCAGTAAAGATGAGATTGGTAATGTAATAATTAAAACAACTTTGGAGTCACCAGTTAATTCAAAAGATTATGTTCTTGAAAAATATGAAGATGAAATATTGAATACTGAACCAGATGAAGAACTCATGAAAAAGGGTATTAATGAGATAGATGCAAAACTTAACACGCTACACAAGAAATTATTACCTAATGTTAATATATTTGCACGTAGACAAAGTCCAGTACATGCTAAATACTCACAAGATGGTGTGGAACATGAACCAATTAAATTAGATGTACCTGGTAACCATACTATTAGAGTTGATGTAGAGGGAACTATATTAAGGAGTAATACAAAATTTACAAGAACAAGAAGATTGAGTGTTAATGTGAAGTAA
- a CDS encoding DHHW family protein — MKSIHNAILGIIFIIIIFGIMIANIITPDKKFSENENRYLSNSPKFSIEKLVSGKYAKDIEKYIDDQFIMREKWIVAKSNIEQLLPRKDINGVYLGKDNYLIEKHLDKDFNYTQLDENIAIINSFSEEYEHLNIDLMVVPTSGLILENKLPWNAPQFDQQKVIDDIGDKITSSNYIDITGTLSSHSNEYIYYKTDHHWTSLGAYYAYVDYCKSTGTDYKPYEAWDIENAATSFRGTLYSKVLLNGIYDDIGLFKNKQQNPYKVYYNFSKTTSNSVFKYDKIDEKDQYQVFFGGNHGELKIVNEEKNTKNLLVIKDSYANCFVPLIMNQFGKVCMIDLRYFNSDIDKYIEENNITDVLFLYGIMSFSNDTGFRKLQ; from the coding sequence GTGAAATCAATACATAATGCTATACTAGGAATTATTTTTATAATAATAATCTTTGGGATAATGATTGCTAATATAATTACCCCTGACAAAAAATTCTCGGAGAACGAAAATAGGTATTTAAGTAACAGTCCAAAGTTTTCCATAGAGAAATTAGTCTCAGGGAAATATGCCAAGGATATTGAAAAATACATAGATGACCAGTTCATTATGAGAGAAAAATGGATTGTTGCAAAATCAAACATAGAACAATTACTTCCTAGAAAAGATATCAATGGTGTTTATTTAGGAAAAGACAACTACCTTATAGAGAAACACTTGGACAAAGATTTCAACTATACACAATTAGATGAAAATATTGCAATCATCAATTCTTTTTCAGAGGAATATGAGCATCTAAATATAGACTTAATGGTTGTACCAACTTCTGGATTGATATTGGAAAATAAACTACCCTGGAATGCACCTCAATTCGACCAACAGAAAGTAATTGATGATATAGGGGATAAGATTACTTCAAGTAATTATATTGATATTACGGGGACCCTAAGTAGTCACAGCAATGAATATATATACTATAAAACAGACCATCATTGGACAAGCCTTGGAGCTTACTATGCATATGTTGATTATTGTAAAAGCACTGGGACAGACTATAAACCTTATGAAGCTTGGGATATAGAGAATGCTGCTACATCATTTAGAGGAACTCTTTATTCAAAAGTCCTTTTAAATGGTATCTATGATGATATTGGTTTATTCAAGAATAAACAGCAAAATCCCTATAAAGTTTATTATAATTTCTCCAAAACTACCAGTAATAGTGTTTTCAAGTATGACAAAATAGATGAAAAAGACCAATATCAAGTTTTTTTCGGCGGAAATCATGGAGAATTAAAGATTGTCAACGAAGAAAAGAATACCAAGAATTTACTTGTAATAAAAGACTCCTATGCTAATTGCTTCGTTCCATTAATTATGAATCAATTTGGTAAAGTTTGCATGATTGATTTAAGATACTTTAATAGTGATATAGATAAGTACATAGAAGAAAATAATATAACAGACGTTTTATTTCTATATGGCATAATGAGTTTTTCTAATGATACTGGATTCAGAAAACTACAGTAA
- a CDS encoding MBOAT family O-acyltransferase encodes MIFSTPIFIFLFLPCILAVYYISPSKLKNTSLFLASLVFYAWGEPVYVSIMLFSTVFDYMNGLSIEKFKSQKKYNKAKLVLIISIVGNLAILFFFKYSNFLISNINQLTTLNITPLDLKLPIGISFYTFQTMSYTIDVYRGEVKAQRNIIDFGTFVSLFPQLVAGPIVRYKTIAEQLKNRVSSINKFSEGVQRFIIGMGKKVLLANNIGMLWEQISNSDLTIASAWLGAICFSLQIYFDFSGYSDMAIGLGKMFGFDFLENFNLPYISKSITEFWRRWHISLGTWFKEYVYIPLGGSREGKKKLIINMLIVWALTGLWHGANWNFVFWGMYFGILLILEKLVFLKWLKRLPDFVQHFYTLFLVVVSWVIFAIDDTSKLKIYLQTMFGLGNVPLIDKQTIYLFCTNIFLIIICIVASTRLQTIINTKLMNFRHEGLIYTVKNICYITIFIVSICFLIGASYNPFLYFRF; translated from the coding sequence ATGATTTTTAGCACACCAATTTTCATATTTTTGTTTTTGCCATGTATTTTAGCTGTATATTATATCAGTCCAAGTAAGTTAAAAAATACAAGCTTGTTTCTTGCGAGCTTGGTTTTTTATGCTTGGGGAGAACCAGTATATGTTAGTATAATGCTTTTTTCAACTGTTTTTGATTATATGAATGGTCTATCTATTGAAAAATTCAAATCCCAAAAGAAATATAATAAGGCTAAACTTGTCTTGATTATCTCCATTGTGGGAAATCTAGCCATACTGTTTTTCTTTAAATACAGTAATTTTTTAATAAGCAACATCAATCAATTGACAACACTAAACATAACACCATTAGATCTTAAGCTTCCTATTGGTATATCCTTTTATACATTTCAAACAATGTCCTATACAATAGACGTTTACCGTGGTGAAGTCAAAGCTCAGAGGAATATTATTGACTTTGGAACCTTTGTTTCATTGTTCCCACAACTAGTAGCTGGACCGATAGTAAGATACAAAACAATAGCTGAACAATTAAAAAATAGAGTCAGCAGTATTAATAAGTTCTCTGAAGGTGTACAGCGTTTTATAATAGGTATGGGTAAAAAAGTGTTATTAGCCAATAATATCGGTATGCTATGGGAACAGATATCAAATTCTGATTTAACTATTGCTTCTGCATGGTTGGGGGCAATCTGTTTCAGTCTGCAAATATATTTTGATTTCTCTGGTTATTCGGATATGGCTATTGGACTTGGTAAAATGTTCGGATTTGATTTCTTAGAGAACTTCAATCTGCCTTATATCTCTAAAAGCATAACTGAATTTTGGAGAAGATGGCATATCTCTCTTGGAACTTGGTTCAAAGAGTATGTCTACATTCCCCTAGGCGGAAGTAGAGAAGGAAAGAAAAAACTAATTATCAATATGCTGATTGTCTGGGCATTAACTGGTCTATGGCATGGAGCTAACTGGAATTTTGTTTTTTGGGGAATGTACTTTGGTATTTTGCTAATTCTAGAAAAGCTGGTTTTCCTCAAATGGCTTAAGAGGTTACCTGATTTTGTACAGCATTTCTACACTCTATTTTTAGTAGTTGTTAGCTGGGTTATCTTTGCCATTGATGATACTTCAAAGTTAAAAATATATTTGCAGACCATGTTTGGACTTGGTAATGTACCCCTAATAGATAAACAGACCATCTACTTGTTTTGTACCAACATATTTTTGATTATCATATGTATTGTAGCATCAACTAGATTGCAAACTATCATTAATACCAAGTTAATGAATTTTAGACATGAAGGATTAATATATACCGTTAAAAATATATGCTATATAACTATATTCATAGTATCTATCTGCTTTTTAATAGGTGCATCATATAATCCATTCTTATATTTTAGATTTTAG
- a CDS encoding DUF4358 domain-containing protein, translated as MKRFICILLTMTIGLFTLVGCGGKDKDITIDISALAGDLTSKIEFQDDLTKIEGNSIESIYQIDYAVSSEVYVSSGATAEEVAVFELKDETEADNAYKAAGERIDAQKQAFESYVPEEMEKLDNAVVKKVGKYVIVCVANDNTAEDIIGTYTD; from the coding sequence ATGAAAAGATTTATTTGCATTTTACTAACTATGACTATTGGATTATTCACACTCGTTGGATGTGGAGGCAAAGATAAAGATATAACAATCGATATTAGTGCTTTAGCAGGAGATTTAACCAGTAAGATAGAATTTCAAGATGACTTAACTAAGATTGAAGGCAACAGCATTGAGTCAATATATCAGATAGATTATGCAGTATCCTCTGAAGTATATGTAAGCAGTGGAGCAACAGCTGAAGAAGTTGCAGTGTTTGAATTAAAAGATGAAACGGAAGCAGATAATGCTTACAAAGCAGCCGGGGAAAGAATTGATGCTCAAAAACAAGCTTTTGAAAGTTATGTGCCAGAAGAAATGGAAAAACTTGATAATGCTGTAGTTAAAAAAGTTGGTAAATATGTCATCGTTTGTGTTGCTAATGATAACACAGCAGAAGATATAATAGGAACATATACTGACTAA
- a CDS encoding GDSL-type esterase/lipase family protein yields the protein MNNYSRATRMNYIRKKRRKRIRRMLLLVILISLTLSVKCQEGHYKKSHDLDASATTNPSTDLNDKNPETNQESIEYLFKDEDQKPKEEKPVEPAQPETKLNTNSDSDENDNNSESHEKIDETVTDDYDYTKQVPLGEPVEESYFDDAVFIGDSRTEGFMLYSPPSSKALSYTYKGLMVDTVFTSEVIKKDGKKIPVMEALKNTDFGKVYIMLGINETGWISNDIFIEKYEKIIDSIRESHPDAIIYIQSILPVSHRVSSTHSYIKNSKINQYNSRILEMARDNGVYYVNVAEAMTNENGCLPKEAAVDGIHLKKSYCQKWLDYLKTHTIK from the coding sequence ATGAACAATTATTCAAGAGCTACACGCATGAACTACATTAGAAAAAAAAGAAGAAAAAGAATTCGAAGAATGTTGCTTCTTGTAATATTGATTAGCTTGACACTAAGCGTCAAATGTCAAGAAGGTCATTACAAAAAGTCACATGATTTAGACGCCTCAGCAACAACCAACCCGAGCACTGACCTCAATGATAAAAACCCAGAGACAAACCAAGAATCCATTGAATATTTGTTTAAGGACGAAGATCAAAAACCAAAAGAAGAAAAACCTGTTGAACCAGCGCAACCAGAAACAAAATTAAATACCAATTCTGATTCAGATGAGAATGATAATAATTCTGAATCCCATGAGAAAATTGATGAAACTGTTACAGATGATTATGATTATACCAAACAAGTTCCCTTAGGTGAACCCGTTGAAGAAAGCTATTTTGATGATGCTGTGTTTATAGGTGATTCTCGTACAGAAGGATTTATGCTATATTCCCCTCCTTCTTCTAAGGCTTTATCATATACATATAAAGGACTAATGGTAGATACTGTTTTTACAAGTGAAGTAATTAAAAAAGATGGTAAAAAAATACCTGTCATGGAAGCACTAAAAAATACTGATTTTGGTAAAGTATACATTATGTTGGGTATTAATGAAACTGGATGGATCTCTAATGATATCTTCATAGAGAAATACGAAAAGATTATAGATTCAATCAGAGAATCTCATCCTGATGCAATCATATACATACAATCGATTTTACCTGTGAGCCATAGAGTATCCTCTACTCATAGTTACATAAAAAATTCGAAGATTAATCAATATAACTCTCGTATTCTTGAGATGGCAAGAGATAATGGAGTATATTATGTAAATGTTGCAGAAGCAATGACAAATGAAAATGGTTGTTTACCAAAAGAAGCAGCAGTTGATGGAATACATTTGAAAAAGTCATATTGTCAAAAATGGCTTGACTATCTAAAAACACATACTATTAAATAA